A single window of Undibacterium sp. 5I1 DNA harbors:
- a CDS encoding autorepressor SdpR family transcription factor gives MNQIFKALSDPTRRQVLALLRNGPQTAGELADYFDVSKPTMSAHFSILREADLIASSKQGKTIVYCLQLSVLEDALLGFAQLLGSQLKADSSPMSPPLTSAAVPDAQPPSSQTEGK, from the coding sequence ATGAATCAGATATTTAAAGCCCTCTCCGATCCGACTCGCCGTCAGGTACTGGCGCTACTGCGCAATGGTCCACAAACGGCAGGCGAGTTAGCGGACTATTTTGACGTGTCCAAACCCACCATGTCAGCCCATTTTTCTATCCTGCGTGAAGCTGATTTAATCGCTTCCTCAAAACAAGGCAAGACCATCGTGTATTGCTTGCAACTCTCGGTACTGGAGGACGCCTTGCTTGGGTTTGCCCAACTGCTGGGCAGTCAGCTTAAGGCGGACTCATCACCAATGTCACCGCCATTAACATCAGCAGCAGTGCCAGATGCTCAACCACCATCCTCACAAACTGAAGGAAAATGA
- a CDS encoding TetR/AcrR family transcriptional regulator, which translates to MDRIDQYQDTRERILAIGQELIVGRGFSAIGLNEILTRAEVPKGSFYHYFQSKEGFGVALLERYFDDYHARSALLFCNESISSRERLLAYFGNWRKVADNSQCQVMCLAIKLAAEVADLSEPMRIALSKGMTRIIEQIAQVLEQAQAEGSLSKQLDAAQLAESLYGMWVGASLLTKVNHDIKAMDLAYKQTQQMLQPLQPLQTP; encoded by the coding sequence ATGGACAGAATAGATCAATATCAAGATACCCGAGAACGCATACTCGCCATTGGCCAAGAGCTGATCGTGGGGCGTGGCTTTAGTGCAATCGGCTTGAATGAGATTTTGACTCGCGCAGAAGTGCCTAAAGGTTCTTTTTATCATTACTTCCAATCTAAAGAAGGCTTTGGCGTTGCGTTGTTAGAACGCTACTTTGATGATTATCATGCACGCTCTGCTCTGTTGTTTTGTAACGAATCAATCAGCTCGCGCGAACGCCTGTTAGCTTACTTTGGCAATTGGCGCAAAGTTGCCGACAACAGCCAATGTCAGGTCATGTGCCTGGCGATAAAACTGGCCGCTGAAGTCGCGGATTTGTCAGAGCCGATGCGTATCGCTTTGAGCAAGGGCATGACGCGCATCATCGAACAAATCGCGCAAGTGTTGGAACAGGCGCAGGCCGAAGGTAGTCTGTCCAAGCAGTTAGATGCCGCACAACTAGCCGAATCTTTATATGGCATGTGGGTTGGCGCGTCATTATTGACCAAGGTTAACCACGATATCAAGGCAATGGATTTAGCCTATAAACAAACGCAGCAAATGCTACAACCGCTACAACCGCTACAAACCCCTTAG
- a CDS encoding efflux RND transporter periplasmic adaptor subunit, whose amino-acid sequence MKMINPISTITKNRQRLTVLVAMLGSFALVVLIADKLSASAGATTAKTSDEEQMMIRQGDKISVPAKSPLRSRLAVLPVATSVPSHIITVPATVEADPSLTVNILPPLTGRLVELKVKLGDVVKQGQVLALISSPDLAQAYADADKAQDGLELSHKALERARGVNAAGGNAAKDFEQATSNYVQAQAEARRAETRLRVLNGSTNTLQSNTSNTSNTSNTGNAINTHTKASSRLLSITAPISGVVTTLTVGSGAYLNDATASLMTVANLNQIWVTANVPEQLVSSVAKGQSVDINLPAYPNQTFHGTVAFVSAVLEPDTRRNKVRISFANQDGKLKPNMFATASILLTQTTQTTQTTQTTQTTQTTQTTKAGSTPQAQASQPASITPITIPTSALLMNNDDITVFVEVAPWTFVRRSVELGHEDNDKVTILSGLTATDRVVVRGGVLLND is encoded by the coding sequence ATGAAAATGATAAATCCTATTTCCACGATCACAAAAAATCGTCAACGTCTTACGGTGCTTGTTGCGATGCTTGGTAGCTTTGCGCTAGTGGTTTTGATCGCTGACAAATTGTCCGCCTCTGCTGGTGCAACAACTGCCAAAACATCAGATGAGGAACAAATGATGATCCGGCAGGGCGATAAAATTAGCGTCCCCGCTAAATCACCTTTGCGATCCCGGCTGGCTGTTTTGCCAGTGGCAACGTCGGTGCCATCGCACATCATTACCGTACCTGCGACGGTGGAGGCTGACCCTTCGTTGACAGTCAATATTTTGCCGCCGTTGACCGGGCGTTTGGTCGAGTTAAAAGTAAAGCTGGGGGATGTCGTTAAACAAGGGCAAGTGCTGGCGCTCATCAGCTCGCCGGATTTGGCGCAAGCCTATGCAGATGCCGATAAAGCGCAGGACGGCCTGGAGTTATCGCATAAAGCGCTGGAGCGCGCGCGTGGCGTGAATGCTGCGGGTGGTAATGCCGCCAAAGATTTTGAGCAAGCGACTAGCAATTATGTACAAGCCCAAGCAGAAGCGCGACGTGCTGAAACCCGTCTGAGGGTGTTGAATGGCTCCACAAACACGCTCCAAAGCAATACCAGCAATACCAGCAATACCAGCAATACTGGTAATGCCATCAACACCCACACCAAAGCCAGTTCCAGATTACTCAGCATCACTGCACCTATCTCAGGCGTGGTCACTACGCTTACTGTGGGCAGCGGCGCCTATCTGAACGACGCTACAGCGAGCCTGATGACCGTCGCTAATCTCAACCAGATTTGGGTCACGGCCAATGTGCCAGAACAATTGGTCTCTTCCGTCGCTAAAGGGCAGTCGGTAGATATTAACTTACCTGCTTACCCTAACCAGACGTTTCATGGCACGGTCGCCTTTGTCAGTGCCGTGCTGGAGCCAGACACCAGACGCAATAAAGTGCGCATCAGCTTTGCCAATCAGGATGGCAAGCTCAAGCCGAATATGTTTGCAACGGCTAGTATTTTGCTTACGCAAACTACGCAAACTACGCAAACTACGCAAACTACGCAAACTACGCAAACTACGCAAACTACCAAAGCCGGATCAACACCTCAAGCGCAGGCGTCACAGCCGGCCTCTATTACACCTATTACGATCCCAACTTCGGCTTTGTTAATGAACAATGACGACATCACCGTATTTGTTGAAGTTGCTCCGTGGACGTTTGTACGCCGCAGCGTGGAATTGGGTCATGAGGATAACGACAAGGTGACCATCTTGTCCGGTCTGACTGCAACAGATCGTGTGGTCGTACGCGGTGGAGTGCTGCTCAATGATTAA
- a CDS encoding alkene reductase: MLKHLLSPVATGSIHLNNRVVMAPLTRSRAGQPGDLPRALNVEYYAQRATAGLIVTEASQISRQGQGYAWTPGIYTDAQQAGWKQVVGAVHNKGGRIALQLWHVGRISHSLLQENGAAPVAPSAIIAANSQCFVVQPDGTPANVPTETPRALLLEEMPGIVAQYSAAAVRAKQAGFDLVEVHAANGYLLQQFMSTNSNVRTDIYGGSLENRARLTLEAVDAAIAEIGADRVGVRISPHFVAHGIADTEAEEMALYLAAAFTQRDIAYLHIAEPDWAGGPVLTEAFRKQLRAAFKGTLICCGGYTADEAEALIASGLSDAVAFGRPYIANPDLVARFAAGAELNQGDRTTYYGGEEKGYTDYPTMQEAKVAA; this comes from the coding sequence ATGCTTAAGCATTTACTCTCCCCTGTAGCAACCGGCAGCATCCATTTAAATAACCGCGTAGTGATGGCGCCATTGACACGCTCACGTGCAGGGCAACCTGGTGATCTACCACGCGCACTGAATGTTGAGTACTACGCACAGCGCGCCACCGCAGGTTTGATCGTGACCGAGGCTAGCCAAATCTCCCGTCAAGGTCAGGGTTATGCATGGACACCTGGCATTTATACCGACGCACAACAAGCCGGCTGGAAGCAAGTGGTTGGTGCCGTGCACAACAAAGGTGGCCGAATCGCACTGCAACTCTGGCATGTCGGTCGCATTTCTCACTCGCTGTTGCAAGAAAACGGCGCAGCACCGGTAGCACCGTCTGCGATCATCGCGGCCAATAGTCAGTGCTTCGTTGTGCAACCAGATGGCACGCCCGCCAACGTCCCGACCGAAACACCACGCGCTTTGCTGTTGGAAGAAATGCCAGGCATCGTTGCGCAATATAGTGCTGCGGCAGTACGCGCAAAACAAGCCGGTTTTGATCTGGTGGAAGTCCACGCTGCCAATGGTTATTTGTTACAGCAATTCATGTCGACCAACAGCAATGTCCGTACCGACATCTATGGCGGCTCACTGGAAAATCGCGCACGCCTGACGTTGGAAGCAGTCGATGCAGCGATTGCAGAAATCGGCGCTGACCGCGTAGGTGTTCGCATCTCGCCACACTTCGTCGCACATGGTATTGCTGATACTGAAGCCGAAGAAATGGCATTGTATTTGGCTGCAGCCTTCACCCAGCGTGATATCGCTTATTTGCATATTGCAGAACCTGACTGGGCAGGCGGTCCGGTGTTGACGGAAGCATTCCGTAAGCAATTACGTGCTGCATTCAAAGGCACATTGATTTGCTGCGGTGGCTACACCGCCGATGAAGCAGAAGCTTTGATCGCCAGCGGTTTGTCTGACGCCGTTGCATTTGGTCGCCCTTATATCGCTAACCCAGATCTGGTCGCACGTTTTGCAGCAGGCGCAGAACTCAATCAGGGTGATCGCACGACCTACTACGGTGGTGAAGAAAAAGGATATACCGATTATCCAACGATGCAAGAAGCGAAAGTGGCGGCATAG
- a CDS encoding PAS domain-containing sensor histidine kinase has protein sequence MTPDDSKTKLGISLTARFTLLSVFLIAMSIALVYTSQHFFPKEFGLTVLLVALVMLPVTVMLVRNQMQAMLALFRALSGTVISYQDGDYSFGLHWPRHDELADLVDAHNALGDVLREQRLSLVQRELLLDTMLQNTPVAMLLVAEKGPIVFANIAARQLLNEGRKLEGHTLDALLKHLSASLRDAIDKGGDGLFTVNAKEGANRQNGDDEEEVYHLARRNFSLNGRHHELLLLRHLTAELRRQEVQTWKKVIRVISHELNNSLAPVASLANSGAELLRRGQTERLPEILSTIEERSRHLESFIQGYASFAKLPTPRTETTSWQPFISRLQSQMDFHLIGELPDEKVSFDIAQMEQALLNLLKNAHESGSAPEHVSLGVRRLHGMIRIEVMDQGNGMIDAVMSNALVPFYSTKRSGTGLGLALAREIIEAHGGRILLRNRQGGGVIVTLVLPA, from the coding sequence GTGACGCCTGACGACTCTAAAACCAAGCTAGGTATATCGCTGACAGCCAGATTTACTTTGCTGTCCGTTTTTTTAATCGCGATGAGCATTGCTCTGGTCTATACGTCGCAGCATTTTTTTCCTAAAGAGTTTGGTCTGACAGTATTACTTGTCGCACTGGTGATGTTGCCGGTTACGGTCATGCTGGTACGTAACCAGATGCAAGCGATGTTGGCATTATTCCGCGCGCTGAGTGGTACCGTCATTAGCTATCAGGATGGAGATTATTCGTTTGGACTGCATTGGCCGCGGCATGATGAGCTGGCGGATTTGGTGGATGCCCATAATGCGTTGGGTGATGTATTACGCGAGCAGCGCCTGAGTCTGGTTCAGCGTGAGTTGTTGCTGGATACAATGCTACAAAATACGCCGGTGGCAATGCTGCTGGTTGCCGAAAAAGGCCCGATTGTTTTTGCCAATATCGCCGCGAGACAGTTGCTCAACGAGGGTCGTAAGTTAGAAGGCCATACTCTTGATGCGTTGTTAAAACATCTCTCAGCTTCGTTGCGCGACGCCATCGATAAAGGTGGCGACGGTTTGTTCACGGTCAATGCCAAAGAGGGCGCAAACAGACAAAACGGTGATGACGAGGAGGAGGTGTATCACCTGGCACGTCGTAACTTCAGTTTGAACGGACGGCATCATGAACTGCTATTGTTGCGCCACTTGACGGCAGAGCTGCGCCGGCAAGAAGTCCAGACCTGGAAAAAAGTCATCCGTGTGATCAGCCATGAATTGAATAATTCGCTGGCACCGGTGGCCTCACTCGCCAACTCTGGCGCAGAGTTATTGCGGCGAGGGCAAACTGAGCGCTTGCCAGAAATTTTATCCACGATAGAAGAGCGTTCCCGCCACCTGGAAAGCTTTATTCAAGGTTATGCGAGTTTTGCTAAATTGCCGACCCCGCGCACAGAAACGACCTCGTGGCAGCCATTTATTTCTCGCTTGCAGTCGCAGATGGATTTCCACCTGATCGGTGAATTACCTGATGAGAAGGTCAGTTTTGATATCGCGCAAATGGAGCAGGCGTTACTCAACCTGTTAAAAAACGCGCATGAATCAGGATCAGCGCCTGAACATGTCAGTTTAGGTGTGCGTCGATTGCACGGCATGATACGCATCGAAGTCATGGATCAGGGCAATGGAATGATCGATGCCGTTATGTCAAACGCGCTGGTACCGTTTTATTCGACCAAACGCAGTGGTACCGGATTAGGATTGGCGCTGGCGAGAGAAATTATCGAAGCGCATGGCGGTCGCATCTTGCTGCGTAACCGTCAAGGCGGTGGCGTGATAGTGACTTTAGTATTGCCTGCATAA
- a CDS encoding bifunctional diguanylate cyclase/phosphodiesterase — protein MFRWLSLNESGLDPTEHTVWKISALRIILVSGFLLEAIVAVDSSLKAIAVGAYHVLWVVGLFYLALSIGLFYSARHVALSAGVLIGTVYGAAFAMLSFIDQFEIAKLGVIFIYTTPIIARLFFNTRLAVGLMLVNSLPFLLLLHNQPIFHFPGINITLPDSHGYVQSLLFLFFNVCVPLAVFRVLHALDASAARHRKTSVELEVSHAQYHEIFQNAGSALVLTDSNGTILQANNLANALLGCVTEVSANGSTILGATDSKDTNDTRGSQLFDWLSLDNSVRLKVNTSASSSAINNMANEEVANLRMSAYRTRDGKLVSMENISQTKNENYIVALRDVSHLYSMHNALQLSQERESFLTNHDTLTNLPNRDMLRQHLRRILANPTPDKVTALVSFRLNSIRHANQKLGVHFGDQLLRRFAEELSTVLPQDCFCARLRSIVFSFVVEQYSTPGDIIKLVERVRHALPKEILIDGETLLVQFSAGIALVRTDETEADDLIRRSELALDTARRSSESGATLFDDEDESEIRRSIEIEVDIINGLKQREFRLVYQPKITQDGSLAGVEALIRWQSSSLGNVSPVEFIPIAERAGLIREISNFVLDSACSQIRQWLDEFGDSPVVAVNLSASDVARSDLLELIERTCAQYAVTAQYLEFEITETGLIANESLAVEHLNALKEKGFGIAIDDFGTGYSSLSKLSHFPARSVKIDRSFVAQIGNNQKSEMIIKAIVSLASILSCTTVAEGVENLEQEQFLKDIGCDYFQGYLYYRPLEVADMHSLLAQQFDMTCQILAAC, from the coding sequence ATGTTCCGCTGGCTTTCGCTTAACGAAAGCGGGCTAGATCCAACAGAGCACACCGTATGGAAAATAAGCGCTTTGCGTATTATTTTGGTGTCAGGTTTTTTGTTGGAAGCAATTGTTGCCGTTGATAGTTCGCTCAAAGCGATTGCTGTCGGGGCTTATCACGTCTTATGGGTTGTGGGCTTGTTTTACCTTGCCTTGAGTATCGGCCTGTTTTATTCGGCGCGCCATGTTGCCTTAAGTGCGGGTGTGTTAATTGGCACGGTATATGGCGCTGCGTTTGCCATGCTCAGTTTTATTGATCAATTTGAAATCGCCAAACTTGGTGTGATTTTTATCTACACCACACCCATCATCGCAAGATTATTTTTTAATACCCGACTAGCAGTTGGGTTGATGTTGGTGAATAGCTTGCCGTTTTTACTGTTACTGCATAATCAACCGATCTTCCATTTTCCTGGTATTAATATCACGCTGCCAGATAGTCACGGCTATGTTCAGTCTTTGCTGTTCCTATTTTTTAATGTCTGTGTGCCGCTCGCAGTATTTCGCGTCCTACATGCTCTGGATGCATCTGCTGCCCGTCACCGCAAGACCAGTGTCGAGCTTGAGGTTAGCCATGCCCAGTACCACGAGATTTTTCAAAATGCGGGAAGTGCGCTGGTATTGACCGATAGCAACGGCACAATTTTGCAAGCGAATAATCTGGCGAATGCTTTACTGGGATGTGTGACGGAGGTATCCGCAAATGGCTCTACTATTCTTGGGGCTACTGACAGCAAAGACACCAATGACACCAGAGGCAGTCAATTATTTGACTGGTTGTCTTTAGATAATAGTGTTCGCCTCAAAGTAAACACATCTGCGTCTAGCTCAGCTATTAATAATATGGCTAATGAAGAGGTTGCCAATCTACGTATGTCCGCATACCGGACGCGTGACGGTAAATTGGTCTCGATGGAAAATATTTCTCAGACCAAAAACGAAAACTATATCGTCGCGCTGCGTGATGTTTCGCACTTGTACTCGATGCACAATGCCTTGCAACTGAGTCAGGAGCGTGAAAGCTTTTTGACCAATCACGATACCTTAACCAATTTACCTAACCGCGACATGTTGCGCCAGCATTTGCGGCGTATTCTGGCAAATCCTACGCCAGATAAAGTGACTGCATTGGTCTCGTTTCGCCTGAATAGTATCCGTCATGCGAATCAAAAATTAGGCGTACATTTTGGCGATCAATTACTGCGTCGCTTCGCAGAAGAATTATCCACTGTTCTGCCGCAAGATTGTTTTTGTGCGCGCTTACGCAGTATTGTTTTTTCCTTCGTTGTCGAGCAATACAGTACGCCGGGCGATATTATTAAACTGGTCGAGCGTGTGCGACATGCCTTGCCTAAAGAGATTTTGATCGATGGCGAAACTTTGCTGGTTCAGTTTTCAGCAGGTATCGCGCTGGTCAGAACAGACGAGACCGAAGCCGATGATCTGATACGCCGTAGTGAATTGGCGCTAGACACCGCGCGCCGCTCCAGCGAATCGGGCGCGACTTTATTTGATGATGAGGACGAATCAGAAATCCGGCGCAGTATCGAAATCGAAGTCGATATTATCAACGGCCTTAAGCAGCGTGAATTCAGGCTGGTATATCAACCCAAGATCACACAAGACGGCAGTCTGGCTGGGGTAGAGGCGCTGATACGCTGGCAGTCCTCCAGCTTGGGTAATGTGTCCCCGGTTGAATTTATTCCGATTGCAGAGCGCGCTGGTTTAATCCGCGAGATCAGCAATTTCGTACTCGATAGCGCCTGCTCACAAATCCGGCAATGGCTGGATGAATTTGGCGACAGTCCGGTAGTGGCGGTAAATCTGTCCGCCTCTGATGTGGCGCGTAGCGACTTACTGGAACTGATAGAGCGTACTTGTGCCCAGTATGCGGTGACAGCCCAATATCTGGAATTTGAAATCACAGAAACCGGTCTAATCGCGAACGAATCTCTGGCAGTAGAGCATTTAAATGCGCTGAAAGAAAAAGGCTTTGGCATTGCGATAGATGATTTTGGTACTGGCTATTCTTCCTTATCAAAACTAAGCCACTTCCCCGCCCGCAGCGTCAAAATTGATCGTTCGTTTGTTGCGCAGATTGGCAATAATCAAAAAAGTGAAATGATCATCAAAGCGATTGTCTCGCTAGCCAGCATCTTGTCTTGTACGACAGTAGCAGAGGGTGTAGAAAACCTAGAGCAAGAGCAATTCCTGAAAGATATCGGCTGTGATTATTTCCAGGGATATTTGTATTATCGTCCTTTGGAAGTCGCCGATATGCACTCCTTGCTCGCACAGCAATTCGACATGACCTGCCAAATTTTAGCCGCTTGTTGA
- a CDS encoding sigma-54 dependent transcriptional regulator yields MPNVLIIDDNPSIAIALEVLLSLHDIAAISAQSPEQGLALLEKTSVDLVIQDMNFSADTTSGEEGVALFHQIRQRHPDLPVILLTAWTHLDAAVGLIKAGAADYLAKPWNDQRLMATVKNLIELGQANRALQQRVLRERKNKRELEQKYDLRNLVWQDAATERVLTMACQVARSDVSVLITGPNGAGKERIAEIIQANSSVKDGTFVVLNCGALPSELIEAELFGAEAGAYTGAIKAREGKFEAADGGTLFLDEIGNLPLAGQMKLLRVLETGRFERLGSNKERQVKVRVISATNADLTAMIKAGSFREDLYYRLNVIQLNLPSLADRPDDIIPLAMHFLSRGESAAKTLHPTARALLLQYTWPGNVRELKNVMQRASLLASDSELKASDLGLPVIAQARVNVEVELDRATIEKALSKANGVIAQAATELGLSRQSLYRRMDRLGISKAG; encoded by the coding sequence ATGCCTAATGTACTCATCATTGACGACAACCCCTCGATTGCCATCGCACTGGAGGTGCTGTTGTCTTTGCACGATATCGCCGCAATCAGCGCGCAATCGCCGGAACAAGGCTTAGCGTTATTAGAAAAAACCAGTGTCGATTTAGTGATACAGGACATGAACTTTAGCGCTGACACTACCTCTGGTGAGGAGGGCGTAGCCTTGTTTCATCAGATTCGTCAACGTCATCCCGATCTGCCTGTGATTTTGCTCACCGCCTGGACGCATCTGGATGCTGCTGTTGGATTGATTAAAGCAGGTGCTGCGGATTACTTAGCTAAGCCTTGGAATGATCAGCGTCTGATGGCGACAGTAAAAAATCTGATCGAGCTAGGTCAAGCCAATCGGGCATTGCAGCAGAGAGTGTTGCGTGAGCGTAAAAATAAACGCGAGCTGGAACAAAAATATGACCTGCGTAATTTAGTCTGGCAAGACGCGGCAACAGAGCGAGTGTTGACTATGGCCTGTCAGGTTGCACGCTCAGATGTATCTGTGCTGATCACAGGGCCGAATGGTGCTGGCAAAGAGAGAATTGCCGAAATTATTCAAGCTAATTCCAGTGTTAAAGATGGTACTTTTGTTGTGTTAAATTGTGGTGCACTTCCTTCTGAATTGATTGAGGCAGAATTATTCGGTGCTGAAGCCGGTGCTTATACCGGTGCCATCAAAGCGCGGGAGGGTAAGTTTGAGGCAGCTGATGGCGGTACCTTATTCTTAGATGAAATTGGTAACTTACCGCTTGCAGGGCAGATGAAGTTATTACGTGTGTTGGAGACTGGACGTTTTGAACGTCTTGGCTCTAACAAAGAGCGTCAGGTTAAGGTCCGGGTGATCAGTGCGACCAATGCTGATTTAACCGCGATGATTAAAGCGGGAAGCTTCAGAGAGGATTTGTATTATCGCCTGAACGTGATTCAGCTCAATTTACCGTCCTTGGCAGATAGACCGGACGACATCATTCCCTTAGCGATGCATTTCTTAAGTCGTGGTGAAAGCGCTGCTAAAACTCTACATCCGACAGCACGTGCGTTGTTGCTGCAGTATACCTGGCCCGGTAATGTGCGTGAATTAAAAAATGTCATGCAAAGAGCAAGCTTGCTTGCCAGCGATTCAGAGCTGAAAGCCAGCGATCTAGGCTTGCCAGTGATCGCGCAAGCGCGCGTCAATGTCGAGGTGGAACTGGATCGTGCGACGATAGAAAAAGCCTTAAGTAAGGCAAATGGGGTGATTGCTCAGGCGGCCACGGAGTTGGGGTTAAGCCGTCAGTCGCTCTACCGGCGGATGGACAGACTTGGCATTAGCAAGGCCGGGTGA